A DNA window from Niabella yanshanensis contains the following coding sequences:
- a CDS encoding isoprenyl transferase, which translates to MDTLINQIDREKLPKHIAIIMDGNGRWAQEQGEDRLFGHYHGVESVRDIVEGCAEIGIKFLTLYAFSTENWDRPEYEVVGLMELLVSTIRKEAETLHKNNIRLHVIGDMSMLPAYAQQELNEALEITSGNSGLNLVMALSYSGRWELLNAVKSIANEVKNNRLPVEAIDQDVLQKYLCTSDFPDPELMIRTSGEYRISNFLLYQLAYAELYFTNVRWPEFRKNNLYEAILDYQGRERRFGKTSRQIEDAK; encoded by the coding sequence ATGGATACCTTAATTAATCAAATCGACAGAGAAAAACTCCCCAAACATATTGCCATAATTATGGATGGCAACGGACGTTGGGCGCAGGAGCAGGGAGAAGACCGCCTTTTCGGCCATTATCATGGCGTGGAAAGCGTTAGGGATATCGTAGAGGGCTGCGCCGAAATAGGTATCAAATTTCTGACGCTTTACGCTTTTAGCACCGAAAACTGGGACCGGCCCGAATATGAAGTAGTAGGTCTGATGGAACTTTTAGTGTCCACAATTCGCAAGGAAGCAGAAACCCTGCACAAAAATAATATCCGGCTTCATGTTATAGGAGACATGAGCATGTTGCCTGCTTATGCGCAGCAGGAACTAAACGAAGCCCTGGAGATTACATCGGGTAATAGTGGCCTTAACTTAGTAATGGCTTTGAGCTATAGTGGCCGCTGGGAACTGCTAAACGCGGTAAAAAGCATCGCTAACGAAGTTAAAAACAACCGTTTACCTGTAGAAGCCATTGACCAGGATGTGCTGCAGAAATATCTTTGCACCAGCGATTTTCCAGATCCGGAATTAATGATCCGGACAAGTGGAGAATACCGCATCAGTAATTTTTTACTGTACCAACTCGCCTATGCAGAGCTTTATTTTACTAATGTACGCTGGCCCGAATTCAGGAAAAACAACCTGTATGAGGCTATATTGGATTACCAGGGAAGAGAGCGTAGATTTGGTAAAACTTCCAGGCAAATTGAAGATGCTAAGTAA
- a CDS encoding ATP-binding protein, whose amino-acid sequence MYIRSIQKEIESKFGKKKAIIIFGPRQVGKTTLIEHILKNESYLFLNCDDPTTSTLLTNANTEQLRALIGNYKIVFIDEAQRIENIGLTLKIITDTFKDVQLIVSGSSALELSNTLKEPLTGRKWEYELWPVSWKEFEASTGYLKAQQQLELRIVYGMYPDVINRTGEEEETLKELAGSYLYKDLLAIGGIRKPEVLEKILQALALQLGQEVSYNELASLIGVDKKTIATYIDLLQKAYVIFRLGSFSRNLRNEIKTNQKIYFLDTGIRNAVIGNFTPLGLRQDKGALWENFLIAERQKKLKYERLNAHPYFWRTVQQQEIDYVEDGNGIITGYEIKWNANAKLKAFSSFKETYNADVHLIHHQNFREFL is encoded by the coding sequence ATGTATATCAGAAGCATTCAGAAAGAGATCGAATCTAAGTTCGGTAAGAAAAAAGCTATTATAATTTTTGGTCCGAGGCAGGTGGGCAAAACAACACTTATTGAGCATATACTTAAAAATGAGTCTTACCTATTTTTGAACTGTGACGACCCCACCACCAGCACCCTTTTAACGAATGCTAATACAGAACAGTTGAGAGCTCTTATAGGGAATTACAAAATTGTTTTTATTGACGAAGCACAACGTATAGAAAACATTGGCCTCACCTTAAAAATAATTACAGACACTTTTAAAGATGTACAACTTATTGTTAGCGGCTCTTCTGCACTGGAATTATCGAATACTTTAAAAGAACCTCTTACCGGCAGAAAATGGGAATATGAGTTATGGCCCGTTTCCTGGAAAGAATTTGAAGCCAGCACCGGGTATCTTAAAGCACAACAGCAACTCGAACTTAGAATTGTCTATGGTATGTACCCTGATGTAATTAACCGGACAGGAGAGGAAGAAGAGACATTGAAAGAATTGGCCGGAAGTTATTTGTACAAAGATCTATTGGCCATAGGAGGCATAAGAAAGCCCGAAGTACTTGAAAAAATTTTGCAGGCGTTGGCACTTCAATTAGGACAGGAAGTAAGCTACAACGAATTAGCGTCGCTTATCGGAGTTGATAAAAAAACCATTGCTACGTATATCGACCTCTTACAAAAAGCTTATGTAATCTTTAGGTTGGGAAGCTTTAGCCGTAACCTTCGCAATGAAATTAAAACCAACCAGAAAATATACTTTTTAGATACAGGGATCAGAAATGCAGTTATCGGAAATTTCACTCCCTTGGGCTTACGACAAGACAAGGGGGCTTTGTGGGAAAATTTTTTAATTGCCGAAAGACAAAAAAAACTAAAATATGAACGGCTGAACGCACATCCCTATTTCTGGAGAACGGTACAGCAACAGGAAATCGATTATGTAGAAGATGGGAATGGTATCATTACAGGATACGAGATAAAATGGAACGCCAACGCCAAACTCAAAGCTTTCTCATCTTTTAAAGAAACATACAATGCCGATGTTCATTTGATCCACCACCAGAACTTCAGGGAATTTCTTTAA
- a CDS encoding ABC1 kinase family protein, with the protein MKTLNSIPTSKIGRAGNLLKAGAKVGINYIKYYGEKLTKDEAEARANLHEQNATDIYDSLKELKGSALKVAQMLSMEKNLLPAAYVDKFSLSQFSVPPLSAALVRKTFRQYFGKNPEDIFDSFSPESINAASIGQVHQAMKSDKKLAVKIQYPGVKESISSDLKMVKPIAMKMFNIRKEGSEKYFGEVEQKLFEETDYVLELKRSQQFANDCAHLPNIKFPGYYPDYSCEKILTMDWMDGIHFSEYVQKGHTEADRNLLGQTFWDFYMYQLHVLRKLHADPHPGNFLISADSELLVIDFGCIKEIPADFYKPYFELADQKNLKIPSMFEKKLYELEILAAEDSPEEKTYFKQLFYDMLELFTRPFNAAHFDFSDEKFFEEIAALGQQYARLSEMRKFNTNRGSRHFIYMNRTFFGLYNMMHELKASHININNFEKFRK; encoded by the coding sequence ATGAAGACATTGAATTCTATACCCACCAGCAAAATAGGACGTGCGGGTAACTTATTGAAGGCAGGAGCTAAAGTGGGTATTAATTATATTAAGTATTACGGGGAGAAGTTAACCAAAGATGAAGCCGAGGCCCGCGCCAACCTGCATGAGCAAAATGCTACGGACATTTATGACAGTTTAAAAGAGCTGAAAGGCTCGGCGCTTAAAGTAGCGCAAATGCTGAGCATGGAAAAGAACTTGTTACCTGCAGCTTATGTAGATAAATTTTCACTTTCACAATTTTCGGTGCCTCCACTCTCGGCTGCTTTGGTACGTAAAACCTTCCGGCAATATTTTGGTAAAAACCCTGAAGATATTTTTGATAGTTTCTCTCCTGAATCGATCAACGCTGCAAGTATCGGGCAGGTGCACCAGGCTATGAAAAGCGATAAAAAGCTTGCTGTCAAAATTCAGTACCCGGGTGTAAAAGAGAGTATTTCGTCCGACCTGAAAATGGTAAAACCCATTGCTATGAAGATGTTCAATATCCGAAAAGAGGGTTCTGAAAAATACTTTGGGGAAGTGGAGCAAAAACTTTTTGAAGAAACCGATTATGTGCTGGAGTTGAAACGAAGCCAGCAGTTTGCAAATGATTGTGCCCATTTACCGAATATAAAATTCCCTGGTTATTACCCGGATTATTCCTGCGAGAAGATTCTCACAATGGACTGGATGGACGGTATTCATTTCTCAGAGTACGTTCAAAAGGGGCATACCGAAGCCGATCGGAATCTACTGGGACAAACTTTCTGGGATTTTTATATGTACCAATTGCATGTGCTCAGGAAGCTGCATGCTGATCCACATCCGGGTAACTTTTTAATATCTGCTGACAGCGAGTTGCTGGTGATTGATTTTGGCTGCATTAAAGAAATTCCTGCTGATTTTTATAAACCCTACTTTGAGTTAGCTGATCAAAAGAACCTTAAGATCCCATCGATGTTTGAGAAGAAATTATACGAACTGGAGATATTGGCGGCTGAAGATTCACCGGAAGAAAAGACATACTTTAAGCAACTGTTTTACGACATGCTGGAATTGTTTACGCGCCCGTTTAATGCTGCGCATTTCGATTTTTCTGACGAGAAGTTTTTCGAAGAAATAGCAGCTTTGGGACAACAATATGCCAGGCTTAGTGAAATGCGCAAATTCAATACCAACAGAGGTTCCAGACATTTTATCTATATGAACCGCACTTTCTTCGGATTGTACAATATGATGCATGAACTGAAAGCCTCCCATATCAACATCAACAATTTTGAAAAATTCAGGAAATAG
- the kbl gene encoding glycine C-acetyltransferase, whose translation MNEKFTQRIAGEVEEIKTSGLYKSERVINSPQGAEIEVNGKTVLNFCANNYLGLSSHPDVIKAAHEAINSHGYGMSSVRFICGTQDIHKELEKKISEFLGTEDTILYAAAFDANGGVFEPLFNDQDAIISDALNHASIIDGVRLCKAQRFRYEHNNMEDLEAKLQEAAGCRSRIIVTDGSFSMDGTIAQLDKIVALAEKHDAVIMIDECHSSGFLGKTGRGTHEYRGVMGKIDIITGTLGKALGGASGGFTSGRKEIIDMLRQKSRPYLFSNTVAPSIVGASIAVLDMLSASTHLRDKLEFNTKYFREKMTAAGFDIKPGDHPIVPIMLYDAVLAADFAAKLLEEGVYVIGFFFPVVPKGQARIRVQLSAAHEQGHLDKAIAAFTKIGKELRVLK comes from the coding sequence ATGAACGAAAAATTTACCCAACGTATCGCAGGTGAGGTGGAAGAAATAAAAACCTCCGGCTTATACAAAAGCGAGCGAGTTATTAATAGCCCGCAGGGTGCCGAAATAGAAGTTAACGGCAAAACGGTGCTTAACTTTTGCGCCAATAACTACCTGGGCCTCTCCTCCCACCCCGATGTAATTAAAGCGGCCCACGAAGCCATCAACTCTCATGGTTATGGCATGAGCAGTGTTCGTTTTATTTGCGGAACACAAGATATACATAAAGAATTAGAGAAAAAGATCTCTGAATTTTTAGGCACCGAAGATACCATTCTATACGCAGCAGCTTTTGATGCGAATGGGGGCGTATTTGAACCCCTGTTTAATGATCAGGATGCTATTATATCGGACGCATTGAATCATGCCAGCATTATCGATGGTGTAAGACTTTGTAAAGCCCAGCGCTTCAGGTATGAACATAATAATATGGAGGACCTGGAAGCTAAATTACAGGAAGCAGCCGGCTGCCGTAGCCGCATTATCGTAACCGATGGTTCATTCAGCATGGACGGCACTATTGCCCAATTGGATAAAATTGTGGCACTGGCAGAAAAACACGATGCAGTGATTATGATCGACGAGTGCCATTCTTCGGGGTTCCTGGGTAAAACCGGTCGCGGCACCCACGAGTACCGTGGTGTAATGGGTAAAATAGATATTATCACCGGTACTTTAGGTAAAGCATTGGGCGGCGCATCTGGAGGTTTTACTTCGGGGCGTAAAGAAATTATTGACATGTTGCGCCAGAAATCACGTCCTTACCTGTTTAGCAATACAGTAGCACCTTCTATTGTCGGGGCATCTATCGCAGTACTGGATATGCTATCAGCCTCAACCCATTTGCGTGACAAGCTCGAATTCAACACTAAATATTTCCGGGAAAAGATGACAGCGGCTGGCTTCGACATTAAACCAGGCGATCACCCTATTGTGCCAATCATGCTCTACGATGCCGTGCTGGCAGCCGATTTTGCAGCAAAACTATTAGAAGAAGGCGTATATGTGATTGGCTTCTTCTTCCCGGTGGTTCCCAAAGGCCAGGCGAGAATACGGGTACAATTAAGTGCAGCTCACGAACAGGGGCACCTGGATAAAGCCATCGCAGCCTTCACCAAAATAGGTAAAGAGTTGCGAGTATTGAAATAA
- a CDS encoding M14 family metallopeptidase, translating to MKKLFLLSSMLASCVAFAQLPVTVLERSGGKETPAYGEIIDWWKQADKASRKIFISSMGMTDAGLPLHLVTVSNDGVSDYRQIKREKRLVILINNGIHPGEPDGIDASMLLAADIARGKLKLPRQVVLAIIPVYNIGGCLNRSDDYRVDQNGPEAFGFRGNAQNLDLNRDFIKADSKEALSFAHIFHLIDPDILIDNHVSNGADYQHAMTLLTSQHNKLGGAMGLYLNEVMEPALYSSMKKKGYDLVPYVNFDHRDKVEKGWNAFWDAPRYSSGYATLWNTFAFVPETHMLKPYSQRVQSTYELMKSFIEFAGAEQHQILELRARAKEEAITKDSFTIGWQLDKASSKMITFKGYESGYKPSKISGLPRLYYDRTKPYTLQVPFYNQYQSVTVINKPKAYIIPQGWWKVVERLKANHIVMQPINKDTLISVQVYRIEDYKASLRPYEGHHPNSDIKLSVASRSIQFRKGDWYIPMNQAANRFLIETLEPAAEDSYFKWNFFDAILQQKEGYSDYHFEDIAADYLKSNNELQQKLEARRRLDTAFAQSAGTQLNFIYQHSPWVEPAYLTYPVYRVP from the coding sequence ATGAAAAAACTTTTTTTGCTAAGTTCCATGCTGGCTTCCTGTGTAGCTTTTGCACAGCTGCCTGTAACGGTGCTCGAACGATCCGGTGGTAAAGAAACTCCTGCTTATGGCGAAATTATCGACTGGTGGAAGCAGGCGGATAAGGCTTCCCGCAAGATATTCATTAGCTCCATGGGCATGACCGACGCCGGCCTGCCCCTGCACCTGGTAACAGTGAGTAACGATGGTGTTAGCGACTACAGGCAGATCAAGCGGGAAAAAAGACTTGTTATACTTATTAATAATGGCATACACCCGGGAGAGCCGGATGGCATTGACGCCAGTATGTTACTGGCAGCAGATATTGCGAGAGGAAAGCTGAAACTACCCCGGCAGGTAGTGCTGGCCATTATCCCGGTTTATAATATTGGTGGATGCTTAAACCGGAGTGATGATTATCGTGTAGATCAAAATGGTCCGGAAGCTTTCGGATTCAGAGGTAATGCACAGAATCTTGACCTTAACAGGGATTTTATTAAGGCTGATTCTAAAGAGGCCCTATCTTTCGCCCATATTTTTCATCTGATCGATCCGGATATTTTGATAGACAACCACGTGAGCAATGGCGCCGATTATCAGCATGCGATGACTTTGCTGACGTCGCAACATAATAAGTTGGGGGGTGCTATGGGGCTATATCTTAACGAGGTGATGGAACCAGCTTTATACAGTTCGATGAAAAAGAAAGGGTATGACCTGGTTCCTTATGTCAACTTTGACCACCGGGATAAGGTAGAAAAAGGATGGAATGCTTTCTGGGACGCGCCGCGTTACAGTAGTGGCTATGCGACGTTATGGAACACATTTGCTTTTGTGCCCGAAACACATATGCTGAAACCTTATTCGCAACGCGTGCAATCTACATACGAGTTAATGAAATCTTTTATTGAGTTTGCCGGTGCTGAACAACACCAGATATTGGAATTACGAGCCCGTGCCAAAGAAGAAGCGATCACAAAAGACAGTTTTACAATTGGCTGGCAGCTGGATAAAGCGAGTTCAAAGATGATTACTTTTAAAGGGTATGAAAGTGGCTACAAGCCCAGTAAAATATCCGGTTTGCCGAGGTTGTATTACGACAGGACAAAGCCGTATACGCTGCAGGTGCCTTTTTACAACCAGTATCAGTCAGTTACCGTTATAAACAAACCCAAAGCATATATCATTCCGCAGGGTTGGTGGAAGGTTGTTGAAAGACTAAAAGCTAACCATATTGTTATGCAGCCCATTAACAAGGATACATTAATTAGTGTACAGGTATACCGCATTGAAGATTATAAAGCTAGTCTGCGTCCGTATGAGGGTCATCATCCTAATTCGGATATAAAGCTAAGTGTTGCTTCGCGGTCTATCCAGTTCAGAAAGGGCGACTGGTACATCCCGATGAACCAGGCTGCCAACCGATTTTTGATAGAAACACTAGAACCTGCTGCAGAAGATTCCTATTTTAAATGGAATTTTTTTGATGCTATTCTTCAACAAAAAGAAGGCTACTCCGATTATCATTTTGAGGATATAGCTGCTGACTATTTAAAATCAAATAATGAACTGCAGCAGAAACTGGAAGCCAGGCGCAGGCTAGATACCGCCTTTGCTCAAAGTGCTGGCACCCAGCTGAATTTTATTTACCAGCACTCACCCTGGGTAGAGCCGGCTTATTTAACCTATCCGGTTTACAGGGTACCTTAA
- a CDS encoding S10 family peptidase has protein sequence MLKDIVLFICMITASATGHAQDGKSKTTESEKPQTIKNSSPDLKFDPDATVVTYHTVIINGKAVPYKATAGTLPVWDADGKAIAGVFFVYYERTDVKDKSTRPLTISFNGGPGSASVWMHIGYTGPVFLNIDDEGYPVQPYGYAPNQHSILDVTDIVYVDPVNTGFSKMVGKDVAREKFFGVNADIKYLGDWVNSFVSRYDRWASPKFLIGESYGTTRVSGLALELQQSHWMYLNGVVLVSPTDLGIERGTATDAALLLPYYAATAWYHKKQPSDLLQKDLADMLPEVENFTMNELIPALNKGSFLDDGAKQMLAAKIARYSGISEKIILQNNLSVGTSLFWKELLRHEGLTIGRLDSRYRGIDKQDAGNSPDFNAELTAWLHAFTPPINMYLKKELGYKTDYPYNMFGPVHPWDNKGNQTGENLRQAMATNPYLHVLVQSGYYDGACDYFNAKYNMWQMDPSGKLKNRMSWEGYRSGHMMYLRKEDLKTSTQHLREFIKKAIPKAGTPAKY, from the coding sequence ATGTTAAAAGATATCGTTCTCTTCATCTGTATGATCACGGCCTCAGCAACAGGGCACGCTCAGGACGGCAAATCCAAAACAACAGAATCAGAAAAACCACAGACCATCAAAAACAGCAGCCCTGATCTGAAATTTGACCCCGACGCTACGGTTGTTACTTATCATACGGTGATCATTAATGGTAAAGCAGTTCCCTACAAAGCTACTGCAGGCACACTACCGGTTTGGGATGCCGATGGAAAGGCTATTGCAGGCGTATTCTTCGTATACTATGAAAGAACGGATGTGAAGGACAAGAGTACACGCCCGCTCACTATCTCTTTTAACGGAGGGCCGGGGTCAGCATCGGTATGGATGCATATTGGATATACGGGACCCGTATTTTTGAATATAGACGATGAAGGCTATCCCGTGCAGCCTTATGGATACGCACCCAACCAACATTCTATTTTAGATGTCACCGATATAGTGTACGTAGACCCTGTGAATACCGGCTTTTCGAAAATGGTGGGCAAAGATGTAGCCCGCGAAAAGTTCTTTGGTGTTAACGCTGATATTAAATACCTGGGCGACTGGGTAAACAGTTTTGTAAGCCGGTACGATCGCTGGGCCTCACCTAAATTCCTGATTGGCGAAAGCTATGGTACTACCCGCGTATCCGGATTAGCGTTAGAGCTGCAACAATCCCATTGGATGTACCTGAATGGTGTAGTGTTGGTGTCTCCCACCGACCTCGGCATTGAACGCGGTACTGCAACCGATGCGGCCTTATTGCTTCCCTATTATGCAGCCACCGCCTGGTACCACAAAAAACAGCCGTCAGACTTATTACAAAAAGACCTGGCAGACATGCTGCCTGAAGTTGAAAATTTTACGATGAATGAGTTAATACCTGCGTTGAATAAGGGAAGTTTCTTGGATGACGGGGCCAAACAAATGCTGGCCGCCAAAATAGCCCGCTATTCAGGCATTTCCGAAAAAATTATCTTACAAAATAATTTATCGGTTGGCACCAGCCTGTTCTGGAAGGAACTGCTGCGTCATGAAGGCTTGACCATAGGTCGCTTAGATTCAAGATACAGGGGTATCGATAAACAGGATGCAGGAAATAGCCCTGATTTCAATGCAGAACTTACCGCATGGCTGCATGCGTTTACACCCCCCATTAACATGTACCTGAAAAAAGAGCTGGGCTATAAAACGGACTATCCCTATAACATGTTTGGGCCGGTTCATCCCTGGGACAATAAAGGCAATCAAACCGGCGAAAACCTGCGCCAGGCGATGGCTACCAATCCTTATTTACATGTACTGGTACAATCGGGTTATTACGATGGCGCCTGCGATTATTTCAACGCCAAATACAATATGTGGCAAATGGACCCGTCGGGCAAGCTCAAAAACAGGATGAGTTGGGAAGGCTATCGGAGTGGTCATATGATGTACCTGCGCAAAGAAGATCTGAAAACGAGTACACAGCATCTGCGCGAGTTCATAAAGAAGGCGATTCCGAAAGCAGGTACGCCCGCCAAATATTAA
- a CDS encoding SDR family NAD(P)-dependent oxidoreductase produces MTLLFQLLIALGQSARLAFKRNHVLVLTSICSVCITTLEAQQLPARLIYKNQQPFAIVAGGSKGIGYAIAEALAKRKYNLVLIARTEQPLKNAKKLLEEKYAVQVEILSADLTNDSVAPQLARWSRENNLPLKMLCNVAGMGGTNDFLKLSPDSVKYMIRLNLESPVTMVHHFLPLLEQNKPSYILNVSSMAGFSPIPVKNIYAASKSGLTFFSYSLRYQLKNKGVSVSCLTPGPVYTKPEIVKDTKEKLGWFGDFMEVPPARVGEIAVKKTLKRKMIIVPGKPARFTSNIIRALPRRWAASIYNALGKEN; encoded by the coding sequence ATGACTCTGTTATTTCAATTGCTGATTGCTTTGGGACAATCAGCCCGCCTTGCTTTTAAAAGGAATCATGTCCTGGTGCTGACCAGTATTTGTAGTGTTTGTATTACAACGTTAGAGGCCCAGCAGCTGCCTGCAAGATTGATATATAAAAACCAGCAACCCTTTGCTATAGTAGCAGGAGGTAGTAAGGGAATCGGCTACGCCATTGCCGAAGCGCTGGCCAAAAGAAAATATAACCTGGTACTCATAGCTCGTACAGAACAGCCATTGAAGAATGCCAAAAAGCTGCTGGAAGAGAAGTATGCAGTACAGGTAGAGATTTTGTCAGCCGATCTGACTAATGACAGTGTTGCTCCTCAGCTGGCCCGCTGGAGCAGGGAAAATAACCTGCCCTTAAAAATGCTTTGTAATGTAGCCGGAATGGGCGGTACCAATGACTTTTTAAAGTTGTCGCCCGACAGCGTAAAATATATGATCAGGCTAAACCTGGAATCGCCGGTAACAATGGTGCATCATTTTCTGCCTTTACTGGAACAAAATAAGCCATCTTATATTTTGAATGTCAGCAGTATGGCAGGTTTTAGCCCGATTCCGGTAAAAAATATTTACGCTGCATCCAAGTCGGGGCTTACATTCTTCAGCTATTCCCTGAGATATCAGCTAAAGAATAAGGGCGTAAGTGTAAGTTGTCTCACTCCTGGTCCGGTATATACCAAACCGGAAATAGTAAAAGATACGAAAGAAAAGCTTGGATGGTTCGGCGATTTTATGGAAGTGCCGCCGGCCAGGGTTGGGGAAATTGCTGTTAAAAAAACGCTGAAAAGAAAAATGATCATCGTGCCAGGAAAGCCCGCAAGGTTCACCTCTAATATTATACGTGCCCTGCCCCGGAGATGGGCTGCCAGCATTTATAACGCATTAGGAAAAGAAAACTGA
- the dinB gene encoding DNA polymerase IV, with translation MNQPRPYIAHFDLDSFFVSVELLLHPELKGKPVIVGGSANRGVVSTCSYEARKFGVHSAMPMATAMKLCPQAVVLRGTYQQYSHYSKMVTDIIASKVPLFQKASIDEFYCDLTGMDRFFNVSQYTQQLRTFIIKETGLPISCGLSSAKFISKMATNEAKPNGFLEIPHGKEKEFLWPMGIEKINGVGKQTEQRLRNIGLHTIKDIAQTPVAILEKKLGKWGQELWQKAHGLGSAELTTEWNQKSMSHETTFHENQTNIEFIHSQLVRLTEKNAYDLRQDEKLTGCLTVKIRYDDFETTNKQESIPYTSLDDELIEKAKDIFDKFYQRGRAIRLIGVRFSQLVDTGMQMNLFNDQHNKLNLYKAVDDIKNRFGDKLVSKAVVGRKKPRE, from the coding sequence TTGAATCAACCCCGTCCGTATATCGCCCATTTCGACCTGGATTCTTTTTTCGTATCCGTGGAGTTGTTACTTCACCCGGAGCTGAAAGGAAAACCGGTAATCGTGGGTGGGTCGGCTAACCGGGGTGTGGTATCCACCTGTAGTTATGAAGCCAGGAAATTTGGTGTGCATTCCGCTATGCCAATGGCTACTGCCATGAAATTGTGCCCACAGGCTGTTGTACTAAGAGGCACTTATCAACAATATAGCCATTACTCCAAAATGGTAACAGATATCATCGCCTCCAAAGTACCGTTATTTCAGAAAGCTTCTATCGATGAGTTTTACTGCGACCTCACGGGAATGGATCGTTTTTTTAACGTAAGCCAATACACCCAGCAACTCCGCACATTTATTATAAAAGAAACAGGATTACCCATTAGTTGCGGGCTTTCTTCTGCCAAATTCATCAGCAAAATGGCTACTAATGAAGCTAAGCCCAACGGCTTCCTCGAAATTCCACACGGAAAGGAAAAAGAATTTTTATGGCCGATGGGCATTGAAAAAATTAATGGCGTGGGTAAGCAAACGGAGCAACGCCTGAGAAATATCGGTCTGCACACCATTAAAGATATCGCCCAAACCCCTGTTGCTATACTGGAGAAAAAACTGGGTAAATGGGGACAGGAGCTTTGGCAGAAAGCACATGGCCTGGGCAGCGCCGAGTTAACCACCGAATGGAACCAGAAAAGCATGAGTCATGAAACCACTTTTCATGAAAATCAAACCAATATTGAGTTTATCCATAGCCAATTGGTAAGACTTACCGAAAAAAATGCCTACGATCTCCGGCAGGATGAAAAACTAACCGGTTGCCTGACAGTTAAAATACGGTACGATGACTTTGAAACAACTAATAAGCAGGAAAGCATTCCCTACACGTCATTAGACGATGAATTGATAGAAAAAGCGAAAGATATTTTTGACAAGTTTTACCAGCGGGGTCGAGCCATCCGGCTCATAGGTGTACGGTTCAGCCAGCTGGTGGACACCGGCATGCAAATGAACCTCTTTAACGATCAGCACAATAAATTAAACCTGTACAAAGCGGTGGATGATATAAAGAACCGCTTCGGCGACAAGCTGGTTTCGAAAGCCGTGGTAGGCAGAAAAAAACCCAGGGAATAA